CTTCAGTATAAGCAGGATTTCCAGTTACAACTCCAACTCCATCTACTTTTCTAACAGATGTATTAACAATTTTCATTTTTTATCTCCTCCATAAAATTTCTAATTGCTCTAAGTTGAGATATATACCCACTACATCTGCAAAGATTTCCATTTAAATAATGCATAATTTCATCATCTGTTGGATCTTGTAATTCTTTAGTCATTGCAATAACAGTTAAAGTGAACCCAGGAGAACAAAAACCACACTGTTCAGCTCCTTCAGCAGTCATATAAGAAGCAAAAGTTTTAGCTTCTTTTGGAAAGTTTTCAATAGTTGAAATTTGTTTTCCGTGAGCTCTAGCTGCAAGAGTACTACAAGAAAGTATAGGAGAACCATTTAAAAGAATAGTACATAATCCACAAGCACCAGTATCACACCCTCTTTTAACACTAAGATATCCTTCTTTTCTTAAAACATCAAGTAGATAATCGTCATCTTTTATAAGAATCTCCTTTTTTCTACCGTTAATAGTAGTAGTTAATAACATTAATTTAAAACCTCCTGAATTCCTTTTCTAAGTAATGCTGATAAAAGAAGTTCTCTGTAACTTTTAGAACCTCTCATGTTTGAGTCTAAAGGAATTTCATCTCCAATATGTTTCATAGCATTAACAATTTCTTTTTCAATATTTTCACTAAGATTTAGAATAGCCATAGTTTTTTTAGCTAACATAGCCTTTCCAGGTCTTGACCCAACTGCTATTGTTATTTTGTTATTAAAATTACAAATAGCTAAATTTATTATAGAGTAATCAGTTTTACTTTTTCTTACACATTGAAAAGATGTTTTACAATATTTTTTAGGAATTAAAATTTCAACTAAAATATCTTTTCTTATATTTTGCTCATTTAAAAAATCTTCCAATGATAAAATTCCACCATTGAATAGTTTAACCTTAGCATCTAGTGATAGTAAAACTGGAATTAAATCCGAAAATCCATATTTACTGAAAACTGTAGCACCAACAGTGACATTACTTCTAAATTGAACTCCTATAATATCTCTTAAAGCGACATTGAAGATATCTCCAAAGAAGTCTTTTAAAAGAATATTAGTTTCAAGTTGTCTAAAAGTAGTCATAGCACCAATATTTATAAATTCTTCAGTTTCTGAAATATAATTTAAATTTAAATTTGATAAGTCAATACCTGTGTTCCAAGGAGTATTTCCCATTCTTAAATAAGAAGTTCCTCCTAGGATAATATTTTTTTTGTTTTTTAAAAGTTCAGTATAGGCTTCTTCTAAAGAAGAGGCTAGAAAAAATTTTGAAAAAGAAAACAAGTTAAAACCTCCAATTAATCTAATTTATTATGCAGCTTTTTTTGCTAGTTTTATTTCTTGTGCTGTTTTCTCTTCAACTGCTTCATCTTCCTTTGGTAAAATGATATTTAGAAATACTGCGATTGTTCCAGAAACCACAATTCCAGATCCTCCAAATATAAGTTTTACACTTTCAGGAAAAACAGTTAAAGCTTCAGGAACATTTCCAAGTCCATACCCTAATCCTAATGAAACAGCTAAAATAACTGAATTTCTTCCTTTTAATGGATCTTTTGTAATTAGGTTAATTCCACTTATTGAAATCATAGCGAAAACCATAACTAAACTACCACCAATTACACTTGAAGGAATGATTGTAAAAAGAGCTCCAATCTTTGGAATAAAAGCTCCAACTACTAAGAACATAGCTCCAGTAGCAACAACAAATCTACTCATGATTCCAGTCATCGCAATGATTCCAGTGTTTTGGCTAAATGATGTAGTAGGTAAAACTGAAAATACAGCAGCTAAAGCACTACCTAAACCATCAGCAAGAATACCACCTGATAATTCTCTATCAGTAGTTTCTCTTCCAGCTCCTCCCATAGTAACTCCAGACATATCTCCAACAGTTTCAACAGCAGAAACAATAAACATTAAAATCATAGCTAAAATAGCATCGAAGTGGAAAGCGAATCCAAACATTAAAGGTTTTGGAATAGTTACATAGTCAGCTTGAAGAAGCGGTTGTAAATTAACTTTTCCTAATATTAAAGCAACAATAAAACCAACAATAGTTCCAATAAAAATAGAACCAGTACTTAAAATCCCTTTAGTAAACTGTTTAAAGAAAACAACAGTTATAAGAACAACAGTTCCAATAAGTAAATTTTCTAAAGAACCAAAATCTGGAGCACCTACTCCACCAGCAAAACTTTTAATACCAACAGGTAAAAGTGAAAGTCCAATAGAAAGAACTACAACACCAGTAACAATAGGAGGAAAAAATTTTCTAACTCTCTTGATGATAAGTCCTAAAAGACCTTCAAAAATTCCTCCAACTAATGCAGCACCTAAAACTCCTTCAAATCCATATCTTGTTCCAATTGAAATAGCTACAGGAACAAATGCAAAGCTAGTTCCAACAACAATTGGTAATTTTGCACCAATTGGTCCAAGAGTATATGCTTGAATTAAAGTATTTAAACCAGCAACAAACATAGAAGCTTGAATAAGAAGTGTTTTTTGTTCAGCAGAGATTCCTAAAACACCAGCAACAATTATTATAGGAGTGATATTACTAACAAACATCGCAAGAATGTGTTGTAATCCTAAAGGTAAAGCTGTTTTTAATTCTGGAACTCCGTCTAAGTGATAAGGTGATCTGTTTTTTTTCATTGATAATAATCCTCCTAAAATTCTTTTTTTCGAATTTTACTCAAATATATAGTAGGGATTAAACTATTGTAGAAAATAAAAAAAGATTATCTTTTTTCATCTTCTACAAGTGAAAAATAGATAATCTAAAATTTTAGATTGAAGAATCTATTTATTTCACCCATAGTGGCTAATTTAAGGTTAGCCGTAGAAACTTCCGACCGTATTACGGATATATATGAGTAATTCTTTTATTTCCCTTGAAACAAGGGTTAAAGTATTTTGCACCTAAAATGCTCTTAAAATAATTTTGTTCTTAAATTTTTAGTGAATTTAAGAACGTTTAATTAACAAGAATGATATCATAAATCAATTAACTTTTCAATAAATTTTTCTAATTGCCAATTAAAATTAAAATTAAAATAGTTTTATTTAACAAGAATGTTTTTATTTTGACTTTTATTTATTTTAGTAATATACTTAATTCATAGGAAACTTAAAAATTGAGGGGGTTTTTAATGGAATACGTTGAATTAAGTAAAGATTTAAAAATGTCAAAGATAGCTTTAGGATTTTGGCGTTTAAATGATTGGAAAATGTCAAAGGAAGATTTATTAAAATATTTAGAAGAAGCAATAGATTTAGGTGTGACAACTTTTGATCATGCTGATATTTATGGAAGTTATACTTGTGAAAAAATTTTTGGAGAGGCACTAGCTTTAAAACCAGAATTAAGATCTAAAATGCAATTAGTAAGCAAGGTTGGTATTAAATTAATATCTAAAAATATGCCTGAAAATACATTTCATTGTTATGATACAAGTTATAATCATATAGTTAAAAGTGTAGAAAAATCTCTAAAAAATTTAAATGTAGAGTATTTAGATTTGGTTTTAATTCATCGACCTGATATGTATATGGATGCTGATGAGACAGCAAAAGCTTTAACAGATTTAAAAAAGGCAGGAAAAGTTTTAGAGTGGGGTGTATCTAATTTTTTACCTTCTGATTTTAACCTTTTACAAAGTAGATTAGATTTTAAATTAGTAACTAATCAAATTGAACTTTCTCCATTGAAAACGCAACATTTTTATGATGGAACAATAAATCTAATGCAAGAAAAAAGAGTTCCTATGATGATATGGTCACCTTTGGCTGGAGGAGAGATATTTACTTCTAGTGATGAAAATGTAGTTGAATTAAGAAAAATTTTAGAAAAACTAGGAAAAAAATATAATTGTTCAATAGATACAATTGTTTATGCTTGGCATTTAGCTCATCCAGCAAATCTAATTCCAATTTGTGGAAGTGGAAAAATATCTAGATTGAAATCTGCCGTTGAAGCATGTAAAGTAAGTTTAACAAGAGAAGAATGGTTTGATATATTAGTAAATGGAATGGGAAAAGATATACCTTAAAATAAAAAAGCCTTACTCACTTAGAGTAGGGCTTTTGTTTTTTATCTAATTATTTAGTAGTCTCTCTTAAAATAAGAGAAAAAGGGACAGTGATTTTTAATGGTGCAGTTCGATTACTTTCTATTTTGTCCTTTAAAATTCTTACAGCTTGACTTCCCATAAGATCTGAGTGAATCTTAATAGTAGATAAAGCTGGAAATGTAAAACTAGAAGCAGGGATATCATTTATACTAATAATAGCCACTTGATTAGGAATATCTATTTTATTTTCATTTAAGGCTTTTAATACCCCTAGAGCTATGGAATCATTTGCGATAAAAAGAGCATCAGGAAGGCTGCCGTTTGCAATCATGGTTTTAGCTAAATTATATCCAGAACTACTAGTAAAATCACCAATATAAAAATTATCTTCATCAATAACTTTTTTTAAAAAAGAGTATTTTATAAAGGCTTCTTCTCTCTCATCCAAAACATTTTCAAAATCTCTTCCACCAATAAATCCAATTTTCTTATAATTACATTGAATGAAAAAATCTACAATACATTCAGAAATTTCTTTTAAATCAGCAGTTATACAATCAAATTCTCTATTGTTACAAGAATCTATAAAAATAATGTGATTTGATATACTTTTAATTTTTTCTATTTGAGAATTATTAAATTGTCCAATACAAAGAACACCATTATATTTTTTATCTAAAGCTGCGATATTGTAATTATAAATTTTATCAAGATTTATTCCAGAATTTCTAGACTCCTCTTCAATAGAAAATCTAATTGAAAGATAGTACGGATCATTAAATTCTAACTCTTCACTATAACTAAAAAGAGCTAGAAAATTCATTTTTTCTTGTAAATTGACCTTAGAAGACATTCTATAGCCAATTTTTTCAGCGACTTCTAAAACTTTCTTTTTGGTTTCATCTTTAACGGATAAGGTATTATCATTATTAAGTATTCTTGAAACAGTAGCAGATGATAATCCAGTTAGGGTTGAAATCTCCTTTAAAGTTGCCATTTAAGCCTCCTATATATTAAATAATTTTTATAATATATAATACCATAGATTTTTTTTGTTGCAACAGTTAAATATTTTTTAGTAAAAATTTTAGTAAAATTTTTACTAAAAAGTTTGACAAAAATAATTAAAAGTTGTATACTCGATTTATGTAATAAAAATACTTTTAAAGTACTTAATTGGGAGGTTATATATAAAATATGAACAATTGGGAAAATATTAAAAAAACTAATGAAAACAGAATGAAAGAGAGAGCATATTTCTTTAGTTATAAGAATGAAATGCTAGCTAAATCATATCAAAGAGAAAGAAGTAACAATTTTATGTTACTAAATGGACAATGGAATTTTAAATATTTTGAAAATCCATTTTTAGTACCTGATGAATTTTACAAAGAAGAAATGAAGGAATTTGGAAAAATAAATGTTCCTAATATGTGGCAATTTGAAGGGCATGGAAAACTTCAATACACAGATGAAGGATTCCCATTTCCAATAGATATACCTTTTGTACCAACTGATAATCCAACGGGTGCTTACCAAAAAGTATTTAATTTAAATGAAAATTGGAAAAATAAACAAATTATAATAAAGTTTGATGGAGTAGAAACATACTTTGAAGTTTATGTAAATGGAAACTATGTAGGATTTAATAAAGGAAGTAGATTAACTTCAGAATTTGATATATCAGAATATGTGAAAGATGGAAAAAATATTTTATCTGTGAAAGTTTTACAATGGGCAGATTCAACATATGTAGAAGACCAAGACATGTGGTGGACAGCAGGAATCTTTAGAGATGTATACTTAGTTGGAAAAACAAAAACACATATTCAAGATTTCTTTATAAAAACAATATTTGATGAAGAATATAAAAATGCAAAATTATCATTAGAAGTAGAAATAGAAAATTTAGAAAAAGAAATAAAAAAAGATTACAAATTTAAATGGTCTTTATATGATAAAAATGAAATGATTTTTTCAGATGAGATAAAAAATTTAGAAATAGATTCTAGAAAAAAATTAAATTTAGAGAAAATGATAACAGAGCCAAAACAATGGACAGCAGAAACTCCAAATTTATATAATTTAATTTTAGAGCTTATTGATGAAACTGGAAATGTTTTAGAAGTTATTCCACAAAGAGTTGGATTTAGAGATATAAAAGTTAAAGATGGATTATTTTATGTAAATGGAAAATATTTAATGTTACATGGAGTAAATAGACATGATAATGATCATATTAGTGGAAGAGCTATAAATATTGAAAGAGCAGAAAAAGATATTATGTTAATGAAACAACACAACATAAATTCTGTAAGAACAGCCCATTATCCAAATGACCCAAGATTCTATGAATTATGCGATGTATATGGATTATTTGTTATGGCAGAAACAGATGTGGAATCTCATGGATTTGCAAATGTAGGAAACTTAAGTATGATAACAGATGATATAGAGTGGAGAGAGGTTTATGTTGAAAGAATTCAAAGACATATTGCTGCTCAAAAGAATCATCCAAGTATAATAATGTGGTCTCTAGGAAACGAATCAGGATATGGAGTGAATATCCGTGAGATGTGTAAGAGAGCTAAAGAGATGGATGATACAAGATTAGTTCACTATGAAGAGGATAGAGATGGAGAAGTTGTAGACGTTATAAGTACAATGTATTCGAGAGTTCAAATGATGAATTACTTTGGTGAAAATCCAATGGATAAGCCAAGAATAATTTGTGAGTATGCCCATGCTATGGGAAATGGTCCAGGAGGGTTAACAGAATATCAAAATGTATTCTACAAACATCCACATATTCAAGGGCATTATATCTGGGAATGGTGTGATCATGGAATTTTAGAATTTGATGAAAATGGAAAAGAGGTTTATAAGTATGGAGGAGATTATGGAGATTATCCAAATAACTATAACTTCTGTATGGACGGATTAATTTTCTCAGATCAAACTCCAGGACCTGGATTAAGAGAGTATAAACAAGTTATATGTCCTGTAAAAATAAGAGAAACTGAAAATCCAAAAGAGTTTGAAATTGAAAATAAATATTGGTATATAAACTTAGATGATATAACAGTTCATTATGAAATTGTAGCAGAAGGAGAAATATTATCTCAAGGAACTTTAAAAACTTTAGATATAAATCCAGGAGAAACATTTAAAGTTGTAATGGATGAAGAAATAAAAGACTCAAGAGAAGTATTTGTTAACTTTAGAATAAAAAAGGATTCGAAAACACTTTATAGTTCAGAAAATTATGAATTAGGAATATATCAATTTAAACTAGAGGATAGAAAGTTAGTTGAAGAAAAATATATTTCTGGAAATAATACAGAATTATTCGTAAAAGAAAATAGATTGGAAGTGACTATAGAGGGATATAATTTTGAAGTAGTATTCTCAAGATTAAATGGAAAATTAGAAAAGTGGATTTCAAATGGAGAAAATATAATAGAAAAAGCACCAAAACTAAACTTCTTTAAACCTATGATTGATAACCATAAGCAAGAGCACAATGATTTATGGATACCAAATCACTTACAAATTTTACAAGAACAATTTAGAAATATTGAGGTTTCACAAACTGAAGATAAAGTAATAGTTACGGTAAAATCTTTAGTTGCTCCACCAGTATTTAATTTTGGAATTAGATGTAATTATATTTATGAGATAGATAGAAATGGATATATAACATTTAAGTTATCAGGAGAGAAATATGGAGAGTATAATGATATTATTCCTAAAATTGGTTTAGAGATAGGAATAAATAAAAAATATCAAAATATAGAATATTACGGAAGAGGACCAGGGGAAAATTATCAAGATAGTAAATATTCTAATATAATTGATGTGTATAAAAATACTGTTGATGGTATGTTTACAAACTATCCTTTCCCACAAGACAACGGTAATAGACAAGATACGAAATGGATTTCTTTAACTAATCATTTTGGAGAAGGAATATTTATAAAATCTAAGGGAAGTTTAAACTTTAGCGCTTGGAATTATACACAAGAAAATATTTATGAGGCACAACATATAAATGAATTAGAGAGAGCTAATCATATAACTTTAAACTTAGACTACAAAGTATTAGGATTAGGATCAAATTCATGGGGATCAGAAGTGTTAGATTCATACAGAGTTTATATGAATAATTTTGAATATGAGTTTTCAATTTTACCATATAATTCTGGAAGTATAAAAGGTAAAGAATTATCTAAATACAGTTATTAAGGAGGGTTAGATGTTAATTTTAAATAGTTTTGATGAATTTAAAGATATATTTAGAAGTGGAAAAAAATGGATTAGATGTAAAGAAGCCATTGAAAATATACCTAATATAAAGCAAAATAGATACCACAGTATTGGAGATTCTTTAGTTTATATGTTTAAAACTGAAAATCATAAAGATGAACAGGATTTTCAAGGGCATAGAAGATACATGGATATTCATTACTATGTTGAAGGAAATGAACAGTTAGAAATTTCTAAAAAGGCTGAATTAAATATAAAAGAAAGATATTCTGATGAAACTGATACTGAATATTTTCACGGGGAAGGAGAAATCATTAATTTAACTTCAGGAAATTTCGTGATAATCGAAAATGATGAAGCTTTTAAATTTAAAGGAGCTGAAAATTTAAAAAAGGTAATTTTAAAAGTAACGATAGAGGACAATTATTTCTTAAATAAATAGGTTTCATGGAGGGTATATGTCAACAAGAGCAAAGATAGGAAAGTTTTCACTATTATCAATGACAATAGCAGCAGTATTTAATTTTAGAAATGTAATTAATAATAATATAGAAATCGGGATGGCTTCGGCCCCTGGTTTCTTATTTGCAACAATATTTTATTTCATACCATTTGTTTTCATCATTTCAGAATTTGTTAGTTTAAATAAAGATTCTGAATCAGGTGTTTATCAATGGGTAAAATCATCATTAGGACCTAAATGGGCATTTTTAAGTGCTTATGCATATTGGTTTGTAAATTTATTTTATTTCACATCACTTTTACCAAGTATTTTAGTTTATACATCATATGCATTCTGGGGATATGAATATACATTCACTCCAATGACAATTTCAGTACTATCAATTTTAATTTTTACAGTTTCAACATGGGTCTCAACTAAAGGAGCTGAATGGATAGGGAAGGTTACAAGTTTTGGAAGTTCATTGATGTTATTTATGTCATTTGCATTCATAATACTATGTGGTGGAGCATTACTAGGAGGAGTTCAGCCAGCTACACCAATAACAATTAAAGCTATGACTCCAACATTTAACTGGAAATTCTTTGGAACTATGGCATGGATTTTCTTTGCTGCTGGTGGATCAGAGGCAATTGGAGTTTATATAAACGACTTAAAAGGTGGTTCAAAAGCTTTCGTAAGAATGATTGTAGTTGCAGGAATAATGATTGGTGGTCTATATTCAGTTGGATCACTTTTAGTAAATGTATTTGTTTCTCAAGATCAATTGTCTTATGCATCTGGAATATTCCAAGTATTTGTAGGTTTAGGAAATCATTTTGGAATAAGTCAAAGAATTATTCATCATTTCATAGGAATCGTTATGTTAGCAAGTGCACTAGGAGCGCTATTAGTTTGGACTTCAGCACCAGTTAAAGTATTCTTCTCAGAGATTCCAAAAGATATGTTTGGTGAAAAAACAGTAGCTTTAAATAAATATGGAATACCTGAAAGAGCAACTTGGATTCAATTCTTAATAGTAATACCTTTACTTTTAATTCCTGCTTTAGGATCAGGAGACATAAACGAATTATTAGGAATTATAATAAATATGACAGCAGCAACGTCGCTATTACCACCGTTATTTATAATGGTTGCATACTTTAATCTTAGATTAAATAAAGACTATTTAGAAAGAGATTTCAAAATGGGATCTAGAAAATTTGGATTAATAGTAACTGCATTCTTATTATGTATATTTTCAGTAGCATTTATTGCAGCAATTTTCCCAGAAGGACAAAGTATAATGTTAACATTAGTTTATAACGTTGGAGGAGTTGCAATATTTATGGGATGGGCTTTATGGAAATATAACAGTTACGAAAAAAAATGTTTAAAAAATACAAAAGAAACATCTAATAAATTAGCATAATTAAAATGTACGGGTATTAAAAAATACCCGTACTTATAAATTTTTGTATCAAGGAGAAAAAATGAAAAAAATATTAACAGCAGGTTCACTTAGTTTTTTACTTTTAAGTTGTGGAGTAACAGAAAAAAATTATGAAAAATCAGTAAACAGAGAAAACTATAAAAATATTTTAAATGTACAAGGAGAACCAAAAGAGTTTACATACTTTGCTCCAAGAAAAGAAACTGATAAATTAGGAACTAATTATATAAATAGTTTTTCTGATTTAGGAGCATGGCATGGATATTATCAACCTGAATATGAAAAATATAGCATGTATGGTGGGTTTGCAGGACCATTTTATTTAGCAGAAGAATATGCAGCAAATTTATCAGATAGTTTTAACAAAATAGAGATTCTAAATAAATCAACAAATAAAAAGTATGATTTATCAAAAGCAAAAGTAGAGTTTGACTATATACCTGGAAAATTGATTCAAACTTATACATTGAAAGATATAGTATTAAAATTAGAACTTATTTTTGCAACAAATAGAACAGCTCTTATAAAAACAGAAATAATAAATAAAACTGATAAAAATTTAAATCTTAGTTTAAATTGGACAGGTAAAATATATGATAAATTAGGAAAATGGAATGATAAAAAACAAAAATATGATTATATTACTTTAAATAATACACTAAAAAAATCTGAAAATGGAGTTGTCGTTGATTTTAAAGAAAAAAGGTTAGTTTGGGATTATTTAATGGGAGAAGACACTCAATTTGAAATAAAACATTCATTGCCAGTAAAAACTAAGATAGCAAAAGGAAAGTATATATCAGAAGTAAAAGAAACGCTTGTACTTCCACCAAAAGATAGTTTAGTTACTTATACAACAGAATCGTATACTTTTTCAAAAGAGGAAAGAGTAAAAGAAGATAAGCAATTGAAAGATATTTTAAAAAATAGTGATAAATATTTTATAGAAAATAATAAAAGATGGCAAGATTATTTAAATAAAACTGTAAAAAATGATAGTATCAATAGCAAATATGATATTGCAGCAGTAAAATCAGTAAATACTTTAGTAACAAACTGGAGAAGTCGAGCTGGAGCTATAAAACATGATGGAATCACTCCTTCTGTAAGTTATAAATGGTTTAATGGATTTTGGGCATGGGATTCTTGGAAACAAGCTGTTGCAACTGTGAATTTTAATCAAGAATTAGCTAAAAATAATATAAGGGCTCTTTTTGATTATCAGATAACAAAAAATGACAAGGTTAGACCACAAGATGCAGGAGTAATAATTGATGCGATATTTTATAATAAAGATGAAGATAGATCTGGCGATGGTGGGAATTGGAATGAAAGAAACTCTAAACCAGCACTTGCAGCATGGGCAGTTTGGGAAGTTTATAAAGTTAGTGGCGACAAAGAATTTTTAAAAGAGATGTATCCAAAATTAAAAGAATACCATAATTGGTGGTATACAAATAGAGACTTTAATAAAAACGGAATTGCAGAATATGGAGGAATGGTTCATAGATTAAATAACTCTCCAGAAGAGATTATTTTAGCAGCAGCTTGGGAAAGTGGAATGGACAATGCAGTTAGATTTGACGTAGAGGGATCTGGACCTGAAGATATAGGAGTTAAAGTTTTAGAAAATAAAGATTCTAAAGGAAATTTAGTAGGATACTCAATTAATCAAGAATCGGTAGATTTAAATGCTTTCCTATACGCTGAAAAAATATACTTAAGTGATATGGCAGATGTTTTAGGGTATTCAAAAGATAAAAAAGAGTACTTAAAATCAGCAAAGCAAGTTAAAGAGTATGTAAATAAATATATGTTTGATGAAAAAACAGGTTATTATTATGATTTACAAATTGATGAAAAAGGTGGACAAAAATTACTTGTAAATAGAGGTAAAGGAACAGAGGGATATATACCTTTATGGGCTAATTTAGCAACAAAGAAAGAAGCTAAAAAAGTAATGGAAAATATAATGGATGAAAATGTAATGAATACATATTTACCATTCCCAACATCAGCAAAGGATAATCCTAAATATAATCCGGTTAAATATTGGCGTGGTCCAGTATGGTTAGATCAAGCATACTTTGGAATAATTGGATTAAATAATTACGGATATAAAAAGCAAGCTCAGGAGTTAAGTATAAAATTATTTGAAAACTCAGAAGGTTTATTGACAGATGCACCAATAAGAGAAAATTATAATCCTGAAACAGGAGAGGGACTTCATTGTTCAAACTTCAGTTGGTCAGCTTCTGTATACTATTTAATCTATAAAGATTTTTTAACAAATACAAATAAATAGTAATAAAAAAAGCCTCACTGAGAAGTGAGGCTGAACTTTTAAAATTGGCGGAAGCGTATAGGAATCGAACCTACCAGCGATTTAACTCGCCAAGACAGTTTTGAAGACTGCTGAGTACACCAGTAACTCATCCGCTTCCAATTT
This Candidatus Cetobacterium colombiensis DNA region includes the following protein-coding sequences:
- a CDS encoding amino acid permease; amino-acid sequence: MSTRAKIGKFSLLSMTIAAVFNFRNVINNNIEIGMASAPGFLFATIFYFIPFVFIISEFVSLNKDSESGVYQWVKSSLGPKWAFLSAYAYWFVNLFYFTSLLPSILVYTSYAFWGYEYTFTPMTISVLSILIFTVSTWVSTKGAEWIGKVTSFGSSLMLFMSFAFIILCGGALLGGVQPATPITIKAMTPTFNWKFFGTMAWIFFAAGGSEAIGVYINDLKGGSKAFVRMIVVAGIMIGGLYSVGSLLVNVFVSQDQLSYASGIFQVFVGLGNHFGISQRIIHHFIGIVMLASALGALLVWTSAPVKVFFSEIPKDMFGEKTVALNKYGIPERATWIQFLIVIPLLLIPALGSGDINELLGIIINMTAATSLLPPLFIMVAYFNLRLNKDYLERDFKMGSRKFGLIVTAFLLCIFSVAFIAAIFPEGQSIMLTLVYNVGGVAIFMGWALWKYNSYEKKCLKNTKETSNKLA
- a CDS encoding MGH1-like glycoside hydrolase domain-containing protein, coding for MKKILTAGSLSFLLLSCGVTEKNYEKSVNRENYKNILNVQGEPKEFTYFAPRKETDKLGTNYINSFSDLGAWHGYYQPEYEKYSMYGGFAGPFYLAEEYAANLSDSFNKIEILNKSTNKKYDLSKAKVEFDYIPGKLIQTYTLKDIVLKLELIFATNRTALIKTEIINKTDKNLNLSLNWTGKIYDKLGKWNDKKQKYDYITLNNTLKKSENGVVVDFKEKRLVWDYLMGEDTQFEIKHSLPVKTKIAKGKYISEVKETLVLPPKDSLVTYTTESYTFSKEERVKEDKQLKDILKNSDKYFIENNKRWQDYLNKTVKNDSINSKYDIAAVKSVNTLVTNWRSRAGAIKHDGITPSVSYKWFNGFWAWDSWKQAVATVNFNQELAKNNIRALFDYQITKNDKVRPQDAGVIIDAIFYNKDEDRSGDGGNWNERNSKPALAAWAVWEVYKVSGDKEFLKEMYPKLKEYHNWWYTNRDFNKNGIAEYGGMVHRLNNSPEEIILAAAWESGMDNAVRFDVEGSGPEDIGVKVLENKDSKGNLVGYSINQESVDLNAFLYAEKIYLSDMADVLGYSKDKKEYLKSAKQVKEYVNKYMFDEKTGYYYDLQIDEKGGQKLLVNRGKGTEGYIPLWANLATKKEAKKVMENIMDENVMNTYLPFPTSAKDNPKYNPVKYWRGPVWLDQAYFGIIGLNNYGYKKQAQELSIKLFENSEGLLTDAPIRENYNPETGEGLHCSNFSWSASVYYLIYKDFLTNTNK